The following coding sequences are from one Bos mutus isolate GX-2022 chromosome 22, NWIPB_WYAK_1.1, whole genome shotgun sequence window:
- the CCDC71 gene encoding LOW QUALITY PROTEIN: coiled-coil domain-containing protein 71 (The sequence of the model RefSeq protein was modified relative to this genomic sequence to represent the inferred CDS: inserted 1 base in 1 codon) has translation MSVVVQHVEEKAVHSWSRISTAGKKALEEALLVFNPMSQDLSATEAQLVAFLQGLRDDGFQPTILRSGDVYGYSSCTANPPSQTKLQARAPTPAATSPPASAPQTAVRLPAGRATLLPMPLSGRLAKASTPGLAKHATTNLLLSSLKQSSAGRAQGAAVGFPTHLYPGVYPAMRLSVVLEALVPIKTPVACLGAKPKAQSLQLSLGDSPLKVRKGPGKRLGNAQLKAPRKATSKGSKCLAQRGPRSGPRQGAGLQSKTCKVTGSLGGPRVKDGSALGTKAAQAKAACAQAKVAQTQATATQARAKAKAVRARAKAKAARIKAREVRARAKAKAVQARAKAREVQARAKAKAVRAKAKVARTQPRGRGRPKGSIQGRTARSSRKSRPETVGQKRKRTEEAKDLSPXKRTRPGPRSPKVQLGPGTARLLKFRAIKVDRLASDDEVRQQAQRILRVNLSPVIRLPPLPPHSAP, from the exons ATGAGCGTGGTGGTGCAGCATGTGGAGGAGAAAGCTGTGCACTCCTGGTCACGGATCTCCACGGCGGGGAAGAAGGCCTTGGAGGAAGCGCTGCTTGTCTTCAACCCCATGAGCCAGGATCTCAGTGCCACTGAGGCCCAGCTTGTGGCCTTCCTGCAGGGCCTGCGGGATGATGGCTTCCAGCCTACTATCCTGCGCAGCGGCGATGTCTATGGCTATAGTTCGTGCACAGCCAACCCTCCAAGCCAGACAAAACTTCAGGCTcgtgcccccaccccagctgccaCATCACCTCCAGCCAGTGCTCCCCAAACTGCCGTGCGGCTGCCTGCGGGCCGGGCCACGCTGCTCCCCATGCCACTGTCTGGCAGGCTGGCCAAAGCGTCCACCCCAGGCCTCGCCAAGCATGCTACCACCAACCTGCTGCTGAGCTCCCTGAAGCAATCAAGTGCCGGCCGTGCCCAGGGTGCGGCGGTGGGCTTTCCCACCCACCTCTACCCAGGTGTTTACCCTGCCATGCGACTCTCCGTTGTCCTTGAGGCCCTAGTTCCCATCAAAACTCCTGTGGCCTGCTTGGGTGCCAAACCCAAGGCGCAATCACTGCAGCTGTCTCTTGGGGACTCCCCCCTGAAGGTGAGGAAAGGTCCAGGGAAGAGGCTGGGGAATGCCCAGCTCAAAGCTCCCAGAAAAGCCACAAGCAAGGGCTCCAAGTGTCTGGCTCAAAGAGGCCCCAGGTCTGGACCCCGACAAGGCGCTGGGCTCCAGAGCAAGACCTGCAAAGTCACTGGGTCTCTCGGTGGCCCACGAGTGAAAGATGGCAGTGCTCTGGGCACGAAAGCGGCTCAGGCCAAAGCTGCCTGTGCCCAGGCCAAGGTGGCTCAAACACAGGCCACAGCCACCCAGGCCCGGGCCAAAGCCAAGGCTGTGCGGGCCAGGGCCAAGGCTAAGGCAGCTCGGATCAAGGCCAGAGAAGTGCGGGCCAGGGCCAAGGCCAAAGCAGTGCAGGCCAGGGCCAAGGCCAGAGAAGTGCAGGCCAGGGCCAAGGCCAAGGCTGTGCGAGCCAAGGCAAAGGTGGCTCGGACCCAgcccaggggcaggggcaggccaAAAGGGTCTATTCAGGGCAGGACTGCAAGGAGCAGCCGGAAAAGCCGCCCTGAGACTGTGGGgcagaagaggaaaagaacagaggaaGCAAAGGACCTTTCTC GCAAGAGAACACGGCCTGGGCCCCGATCCCCTAAGGTGCAGCTCGGACCTGGAACAGCAAGGCTGCTGAAGTTCAGGGCCATCAAGGTGGACAGACTGGCCTCAGATGACGAGGTGCGGCAGCAGGCTCAGCGGATCCTCCGTGTGAACCTTTCCCCTGTAATACGACTGCCGCCTTTGCCACCACACTCAGCACCCTGA